In one Sphingobacterium daejeonense genomic region, the following are encoded:
- a CDS encoding helix-turn-helix domain-containing protein: MIQKHSDNFDLLRYLRSQKNDGHIAPYYLASKTCLEDLKITNPFKNYFYTIGLYYGEGARIRIGTTDYDLTRGSLLMIGPGMTCQWLNTSFPSNDTLFFYDDIFVNNFSRSFFYSLEFFCPDEKSVIQLSDSQFEEMQQLFSTLRAIADKPEAVSGILYSILIISQKYFWNLYRGNKKELNGKEHTVVKFRELVSKNFSQYKDVAFYAEQLHISPKYLSEILVEYTGLSAKKWIEFHIMQEAKYLLSFWNMSVKEVSFQLGYTDSSHFSRAFRSYEGQLPTEFKNNN; the protein is encoded by the coding sequence ATGATACAAAAACATTCAGATAACTTTGATCTACTCAGATATTTAAGGTCTCAAAAAAATGATGGCCATATAGCGCCTTATTATCTGGCATCAAAAACGTGTCTTGAAGACTTGAAAATCACCAATCCCTTTAAAAACTACTTTTATACTATCGGGTTGTATTATGGTGAAGGAGCTCGCATCAGGATAGGCACTACCGATTATGATTTAACACGAGGAAGCTTGTTGATGATTGGCCCTGGAATGACCTGCCAATGGCTCAATACCAGTTTCCCATCAAATGACACCCTGTTTTTTTATGATGATATTTTCGTGAATAATTTCAGTAGGTCATTTTTCTATTCCCTTGAATTTTTTTGCCCCGATGAAAAGAGTGTAATCCAACTCTCCGACAGTCAATTTGAAGAAATGCAACAGCTTTTCAGTACGCTTCGGGCAATCGCTGATAAGCCCGAAGCGGTATCGGGAATACTATATTCAATCCTGATTATTTCACAGAAATATTTCTGGAACCTGTATCGGGGCAATAAAAAGGAACTCAACGGTAAAGAACATACCGTTGTAAAGTTTAGAGAATTAGTTTCAAAGAATTTCTCGCAATATAAAGATGTCGCTTTTTATGCAGAACAGTTGCATATATCACCAAAATACCTGAGCGAAATATTAGTAGAATACACCGGGCTGTCGGCGAAAAAATGGATTGAGTTTCATATCATGCAGGAGGCCAAGTACCTGTTGAGCTTTTGGAATATGTCTGTCAAAGAGGTGTCGTTTCAACTTGGCTACACAGACTCTTCTCATTTTTCCCGGGCATTCAGAAGCTACGAAGGTCAGCTCCCCACTGAGTTCAAAAATAACAATTGA